In Nostoc piscinale CENA21, the genomic stretch AGCGCCATGCGTAACCAGAGTGTACCATTAAATGCGATCGCCCAAGAAAACGGCATTAAAAATGGCTATACCCAGCATCCCTTATCAGAATTAGCTTGTTACAACGCTTTAGACTGGTTAATTCAAGTTGGTGTCCTGCGGCGCGAAGTTGATGGTCAAGGAATTACCGATAGTTTTCGCCTCACACCTTTAGGTCATCAATTAATCGAAAAATATCAGGGACAAAATTTTCCTGCCCCTTCCTGGCGAGATTCCCTCTACAATGCCTCCATTCGTTGGTTGAGGCTGCCTTTTTAGAATTAAAAATCTTAAAGTTAAGATTAGGTTACAAAAGGGAACAATATACTTACGGAAGCATCAAGCCCAAGATAAATTCTTCATTAACATCTGATAGCTTTGCTCAGATTTTGATGAAAGTTGCATAAATCACGGGGGTCAAGAGTTTGGGTATGGATATTTGTCCTCCCTCAAGTTTTGATTGCTTCTGGATTTATAGCAGTAACTACGTTGATGAAGACTTTGTGAAAGCTGGAATCTCACAGTTTTTAATTGATCTCAATCTAAAATCTCCAATTCTTCTGCCTGCTGCTATAACTGTTGATGAACGGATGTGATCTCATGAGCCGTTCATAACTGAATATTTCACCCTCTTATTGAAAAGTACATATTAAGTATGAAAGCAATTATGGTAGTGGGAACTACATCCCACGCGGGGAAATCACTTTTAACTACGGCTATTTGCCGTTTACTAGCGCGGCGTGGTTGGCGAGTGGCTCCCTTTAAAGGTCAAAATATGGCTTTAAATGCTTATGTCACTGCCAATGGAGGAGAAATCGGTTATGCACAGGCGGTACAAGCTTGGGCTTCTGGGGTGGTTCCTTGGGTAGAAATGAATCCCATTTTACTCAAACCCCAAGGTGATATGACTTCTCAGGTAATTGTTAAGGGTAGACCAGTCGGGAGAGTCAAAGCAGCAGATTACTACGAGCAATTTTTCGAC encodes the following:
- a CDS encoding Npun_F0494 family protein, with amino-acid sequence MNRLDSPTPKSFSYPVSTVERAERSLICSPFRVGLFSAMRNQSVPLNAIAQENGIKNGYTQHPLSELACYNALDWLIQVGVLRREVDGQGITDSFRLTPLGHQLIEKYQGQNFPAPSWRDSLYNASIRWLRLPF